Below is a window of Syntrophomonas wolfei subsp. wolfei str. Goettingen G311 DNA.
AATGACTTGGGCTTTACTATCGGGGTTTGCGGCAAGGATGGCCAGGGGGTGCCGGTATCTGATGGCCAGCCTACTATGCGTATAAAAGAACTCACAGTTGGCGGTACGGCCAGCCCTGGCGGTCCTCAAATGAAGAAGATAAAAAGGAAGTAGGTGGGAGCAATGGAAGATCTTTTGCGGGAGGCGGGAGAAAGAGCCTTGCAGGCAGCGCATAAGAAAGGGATACAAGCGGAGGTCTTTCTTTCCCAGCAGCGCAGCATGAACCTGGAATTGCGCGATGGGCAGGTGGAAACCCTAAAAAAGGCGGAAGAAATGGGACTGGGCCTGCGCCTGCTGAATGCCGGACGCCTGGCTTTTGTTTACAGCGCGGATTTGTCTATGGAGGCGATTGAGCAAGCCGTAAATGATGCGGTGGACATCTCCCGCTATACTCCGGCGGATGGATGGAACTCATTTCCAGCTGGTCCCTATCTTTACTCTACTATGGAACTATATGATGAAAATATTCCCGTAAGCCCCTTGGAGGAAAAAATAGAAATGGCGCAAGCCGCAGAAGAAGCTGCCCGCCGCAGTGATAAAAGGGTTAAGTTTATTGAAAAATCCGGCTATGAGGAGGGGGAATACAATTCCCTTTTGATGAACAGCCATGGTCTCTATGCCTGGGGGAAAGCCAATTACACTCTTTTATATCTTTCTCTGGTAGCCCGGGAGGACGATGAATCCCAGAGCGGTTTTTCTATGATGATAAAAAGAAAGATAAAGGACCTGGAAGCGGAAGCGGTGGGGGAGGAAGCAGCCATGAGAGCGGTAAGGGGCTTGAAATCCCGCCGTATTGATTCGGCCTCCCTGCCCTGCATAATCGAACCCTATGTTATGGCCCGTTTCCTGGGTCTTATTGCCCATTTGGTAAGTGCGGAAGCGGTGCAAAAAGGCAAGTCGCTTCTGGCCGGAAAAATAGGGGAAAAGATTGCTTCCGGGGTTTTATCCATCAGTGATGATGCTACCCTGGGCGAGGGTCTGGGGAGTTTTCCCTTTGATGGCGAAGGAGTTCCCAGTCGTAAAACCCCGGTAATCAGAGATGGGGTTTTAATGACTTATCTCTATGACCACTACAACGCGTGCAAGGCCGGAGTGGAATCAACCGGCCACGGCCGGCGGGCTTCGTTTCGCCACTTGCCGGCAGTGGGTAGTAGTAATTTTA
It encodes the following:
- a CDS encoding TldD/PmbA family protein; translation: MEDLLREAGERALQAAHKKGIQAEVFLSQQRSMNLELRDGQVETLKKAEEMGLGLRLLNAGRLAFVYSADLSMEAIEQAVNDAVDISRYTPADGWNSFPAGPYLYSTMELYDENIPVSPLEEKIEMAQAAEEAARRSDKRVKFIEKSGYEEGEYNSLLMNSHGLYAWGKANYTLLYLSLVAREDDESQSGFSMMIKRKIKDLEAEAVGEEAAMRAVRGLKSRRIDSASLPCIIEPYVMARFLGLIAHLVSAEAVQKGKSLLAGKIGEKIASGVLSISDDATLGEGLGSFPFDGEGVPSRKTPVIRDGVLMTYLYDHYNACKAGVESTGHGRRASFRHLPAVGSSNFILEAGEESPEQMIATVDKGLYITEIMGLHTANPVSGDFSLGAAGLLIEKGALSYPVRGITIGGNLLDFLQNIDAVGNDQRSFGARFAPSVRLRSLSVAGN